AAAAGTCCAAGGCCCAAGGCCCCAGGCAGTCAAAAGTTAGGAAAACATTAGGATTAGGAAGCATGGGTGGGTCAAATCGTAAATAGAGGTCCGGAACTTGATATAGCGGATCTCACTTGTACGCGGCCACATTATTAACTTTCCCTGTCCTCGCCGCTAGGTGAAGACACAGTTCTCCAAGCTGAACCGCAACGCAGCATCTTCCGGCGGCAGCCAACGACGAGGATATATTTCTCTACCTCTTTATCCGGTAAGGTTACTTCATTTTATCTCTCTCTTCTcgccttttatttatttatttacttttaatcTCACAAATTTCAATCTCTTGtatgcatctttttttttttgctataatTCTTAGAATTTATTGTGCATTTCTATTTTTACGTTTGTTTacgattttttaaaattttttttcgaaACTTTGTGCTGGATCTACTGGTATATAGTTACTGCTAATTAATTTTTGGTAGCTTTCTGCTGGACTTTGGGTTTAGGGTTTTGCATAGGCTTTCTGTCGTGATTCGTAACTGGAGCCTAAGAAATCCTTTTTGACAGAAAGCAGATATCATTCTCCCCAACTTTTTGGGTGGGTGAAGTAACTAGTAATTTTCTCTTGAACataaaaaagagaaaggaaaaaaaaataccacTGGAAAACCATGAATTATTAATTCGTGCATTAACTGGAGAAATCACAACAAATTGAAAAATGagataatatatttataatggACTTGTGGATCGAATCGGATTGACCCGATCACAGCCAGCCGAATTTTGGAGAAACCGGACTCGACTTCGTCGAACATTATAAAGAATTCCAGCGACCCGACCGGATTATCCTGGCCGTCGACGATTCAACTCCCAGCCCAATGAAGGAGGCCACGCGCCTTACATGCTATTTACCCATAATCATTGTATTGGCAGCAGATCTATGTGTGGGCATCAGATTCTCCGCCCAGTTATCGGAGGGTTCAATTACAGACACAGCCAATCAACAACAGCTGCAAACAGCGGTTTTTGCTCTAGGAAGCTTCTGGAGATCGGAGGCGGTGTTTGGCTGCTTGGATGGGGTAGTGCGTACGACTGTCGGCTATGCCGGTGGATCCAAAACCAATCCCGAGTATCGGAGCTTAGGTGATCACGCTGAATCTGTTCAGGTCACCTCCTACGTTCCTTCTTTCTTCAGCCTATTGATTTGCATTTTATTACCGGTTTAAGTCTTTTGGTTTTGctaattggtaaaaggttggACAATTAGATCTaatttgaaatttgaggactTATCAAgattttgtttttagttgtttattgcTAATTCTCATACTCGGTTGTTGAGCCTGAGAAGGCTCTAATGTTGAGTGATTGGAGATAAGTACTGGggatgtgtttttttttttaaatgattaaCAAAATTAGTTAGGAGAGGAAAATGGTGAATATTGATTGTTCCTATGAACTATCGTTTCcgacaaattttttttcccatctaagcttgtgtgctcagaggaaggtaagggtaccAAATCAAGAGGGGTCAAGGGGTTaaggccataaacaatctcaaaaggtgagtagtgtgtagCACTATGAACGGTGCGATTGTAGGCAAATTCTACGTAgggcaaacactcttcccaagatttaagattctttttaatcaaggcTCGAAGTAGAGTACCAAGTGTGCGATTggcaacttcagtttgtccatcgctttgtggatgactggtgGTGGAAAATAACAATCTAGTGCCCAGTTTAgcccacaaagtcttccaaaaataattcaagaactttacatctctatcactaacaatggttTTAGGCATGCCATGTagacggacaatttctttgaagaacaaagtagcaatatgagatgcatcgtcagttttgtggcaagggataaaatgagccatcttagagaatcgATCAACCACGACGAAGATGGAATCATTATCCCTTGGTGATCTAGGCACTCCGAAGACAAtgtccatagacaagtctaccCAAGGATAATGAGGGATAGGTAATGGAGTATACAGGCCGTATGAATTTGTTTTAGATTTCGCCTTATGACAAGTGACACATCTATCAACCATGCATTCAACATCTCTATGcatatgaggccagtaaaagtgctcttgtagCATGGCTAGGGTCTTAACAATGCcaaagtggcccatgagaccaccactatgtgcctccCTAACCAAAAGATCACGAACGGAAGAATTAGGCACACACAGCTTATCCACATAGAATAGAAATCCGTCATGCAAAAAGTATTTTCCATGCGGGTTCTTAACACATGCAACATATATATCACCGAAGTTATGATCATGTGTGTAGAGTTCCTTAATCATTTAGAAGCCTAACAACTTAGCATCAAGAAAGACAAGCAAACAATGTCTACGTGATAATGCATCGGCTACCACATTTGTCTTGTCAGTCTTGTACTTAATGACATAGGAGAAGGTGTCAACGAAACTTACCCATTTGGCGTGCCTCTTACTTAATTTAGGTTGCCCTTTGAGATACTTCAATGATTCATGATcggtgtgtatcacgaactcccgagggCGAAGATAGTGTTGCTAGGTCTCCAAGGCCCTTACCAGTGCatacaactccttgtcgtacgtgggaTAGTTTAAGGCAACTCCTCCCAGTTTCTCGTTAAAGAAGGCACATGGCCTtttgtcttgcatgaggacgGTGCCAAtccctacaccagaagcatcacattcgaTGTCAAAAGTTTTGTTGAAATTGGGTAATGCTAAAACAGGTGCGTGTGTGAGTTTACTTTTGAGGGTAAGAAATGCTTGTTTTTGGGATCCTCCCCAATGGAATTTGTCATTTTTCTTGGTCACGGCGGTCAATGGGGCGGCGATGGTGCTAAAGTCTTTGACAAAACGCCGATAGAAGCCTGCCAACCCAAGAAAGCTACGCACCTTAGGAACGGATGTAGGAGTTGGCCATTGTTGGATGGCCTCAATTTTGGACTCGTTCACTTTGATACCCTGCGAACTTACCACATAGCTCAAAAACACAAActcattagtacaaaaggtgcacttcttaaggttagcgtatAGACGCGCCTGTCGAAATGTCTCAAGAACTAGTCTCACATGCTCCAAATGCTCATGTTCACTGCGGCTGTATATaagaatgtcatcaaagtaaacaatgacaaatttgccaataaaatttctcaaaacatggttcattagtcgcatgaaggtgctaggggtattagtcaatccaaaaggcatgactagccactcatagagaccgtgtttggttttgaaggccgTTTTCCACTAATCGtcttctttcatcctaatttgatggtaGCCACTCCTTAaatcaattttggtgaaaatgatGGCACCATCGaattcatcaagcatatcatcaagtctaggaatgggatgacgatatttgacagtgatagcATTTACAGCCCTACActcagtgcacatgcgccaagtaccatcctttttggggacaagtatcacaggcacaACACAAGGACTTAAACTCTtttttacccaacccttacctaagaggccatcaacttgcctctGAAACTCCTTGGTCTCCTCAGGACCCATACAGTAAGCCGGTTTGTTGGGTAAGGGTGCTCCAGGAATCAGGTCTATCTGATACTCAATCCCTCGAATGGGTGGTAGGCCATCAGGGatctcatcagggaatacatcctcgaattcctgcaaaagagcaaccatACTCGAAGGTAATGCCTTATCGAGTTTAGCAACATCTAAGAGCACATGCTTGTAAATCATGAGAAGAATAGGCTGATCAGAATTTATAACTTTTCTAACATTTttagccttaatgatcatgttttgcttcctagtgggTGGTTTACCTGGTGAATGATCATGCGTGTCACCAGGTGTACTCACTTGACCCTTGGTCGAATGATCACTTGTAGAAGTGGAGCATTTGCCAGGGTCGGCCGCcctttgtttcttcttttggcGGTTTTGTTCACACTCTCTTTGTAACTTAAGTTAGTCCTCATACACTTGGACATGTGTGAGTGGTGTGAGGGCCAGGCGTTTGccattgtgcaagagagtgTATTTGTTTGCTCGACCATCAAACGTGACGgatttgtcaaattgccaaggtctcCCTAGGATGACATGTGTCGCATGCATAGGCACAACATCACACACAACCTCATCTACGTAATTGCCAATAGAGAAAGGAATACGTACCTGTTTGTAGACTCATACCTCACCTTCGTCACTTAGCCATTGCAGGCGGTAcgggtgtggatgtctagtgGTAGGAAGGCCTAGACTCTCAACCATAAGCAAGCTCGCCACATtcgtgcaactcccaccgtcAATAATGAGACTGCAGATCTTATCACTTACTTTACAACGGGTGTAAAATAAGTTCTCCCGTTGTAGTTGCTCATCCTCCTTAAttcgggcggttagcactcgtcgtgccaccaagcaGCCTATTTCTCCATGTGTAGGAGAGCATTCCTCATCACCCGGGTCACCCTCTATGCAATTACTGGTGTGCAACTCGGGTACTTCCTCACAATCGTCGTCATCAGACACGATTTCACCGTTGTGAGTGATTAACATGACTCGTTGGTTTGgatattgggattgtatatgtccaaacccttggcacttgaagcacttaATGTCCCTACTCTtagtcttaggagtctcatgTGGTGCCTTCGaggtggacctggatgcatcagcAACCTTGTTAGGGGTAGAATAGAAATTTCGGTTAGGAGCATTACCTTGAGCTCGGCTAGAAGAAGTCGGTGTGGCCGAATTCCCAGATTCGTGGGTCGTtcttcgtggttggttgcccctccatgaagACGAGTTGGAAGATTGGAAAGTACGTGCTCCTCGTCTTAATTTCTTTCCCCTTTCAGCCTTAATAGCGAGTTCAAGAAGGTCGTACATGTCCaaataatgttggagctccaaggcttcttgaaggtcagggttgagacctctaagaaaccTAACCATGGGCGCTTCATTATCTTCTTGAAGGTTCGCCATCATCATGTccatctcgatctccttgtagtaatcctccacactcatgttaccttgagtgagggtttgaagtttggcatggagatcgcggttgtaatATCTTGGAACGAATCTCTTACGCATCAAGGCCTTGAGTTCGTGCCAAGTCCGGACTCGTGGTTCTCCCATTCTCCTCCTTTGGATCCTCACTTGGTCCTACCAGACTAaggcgtagtcggtgaactcaacgaTGGCAactttcaccttttgttcctcactaTAATCGTAAaagtcgaagaccatctcgatgcggccttcccattccaagtaagctTCCGGATCACTCTTGCCTTTGAACGCGGGTACTTGAATCTTAAGTCCTTTTAGTGCGTTCGTAGACGTGTCCCTTCTAGGCTTCTCGGGTCGATTCTCATCCTCACTAGCGGAGTAGTCCTCGCTATGTGCCCCTTTGGTGCCATGGCTACTCCGGTTGTGTGATCTAGAACGAGAGCCTCGCGTGAgactcttggagagttcatcaaacCGGGTGTGcaactcctccatttgttgctcactaatgcGCTTGAGTTCATgcttcatggcggtgaacatcaatgaaTAGTCAGTAGTGGGTGGTTGTTGTTGCTCCATGTCTCTCTTGAtgccctgcaaaaggttagtaacaagaaAAAATAGTGCAATTatatcctcacttcactcccttagtgtatcactcACGCTCGGGTATAGCACTCAAAACACTCTATTAGACTTACCaagtacctttacctgttggattgggtagttgagaaatgttgCTCAAGTCCAACGAGTTGTCACCAACGTATCCACAAGAGTAACCACGAATTAAGACACGAGATGGAGGGAAAAAGTGGCGTAGAAATGGGTAGTTTGGGACGGATTATGGTGGCGGACAGCAAGGGGAAATGCCAAATGTGaacaaaaggaagaagagaaccctagtttcctaaaatgtaggagtggTTCCCTAAAGTGTAGGAGTGAAAGTAGGAAGGGTTTCCTAAAACCAAGGAGTTATTAtaggagagtgtccaagtggaacaaagagttatccaagtgttgTACTTACTAAattgatttggaaaacaagttagGTTTGGAAACTACTTAGAAAACCTTTTCCTTTATTGAACAACCTTTGGAAAGTTCCCAAATCCCAATCCAAGATGGATTCCACTTGCAAACCCTAGGCGTTACTTATTAATCCCTCTTTCCCCAAGGCAGCCGCACCCTCACACACCAATAAAATCAGATTCGGCTCTCACTTTCAAGAAGCAATATAATTCGGTTTCTCCTCCCTTACACATCACCCAATCAGTTCCGTCCTTTGGTCCAAGACTATGGCGTCTCAAGGGGATGTGAGCAATGTCACTCAAGAATTCCCCCCAAAGGCCTGCTCAAGAAGCTCCCAAGAAGTTTATTCCTAAAccaagaaagccccgtatggatgcaagaacgTATAAGCAACTTTTTATTCGAAGGGAGGTGCAAGTGTTCAAGGCTCAAGGTGATCAAGTTGTTCGAAGTGTGGTTCAAGTTTCCAAGACTCAAgatcaagaacctcaagaagAGGTAGGCCAAAACTTTTGAGCACTTTTTTCTTgggttttaaatttctgttttgagTAGAAGAAAGATGTAGCAAATCTGACTTGGTAATAAAGAACCAcgttcttccttttctttccttgctcgGCCTCCTTGCCCTAGCCGAatgggtttctttcttttcttttccgtttctttttttttttttttgactgaAAGAACAACTCAACAACTTGGCCAAATGAATAAAATTCCAGCAACTTGG
This sequence is a window from Coffea eugenioides isolate CCC68of chromosome 7, Ceug_1.0, whole genome shotgun sequence. Protein-coding genes within it:
- the LOC113777626 gene encoding peptide methionine sulfoxide reductase A5-like, producing MKEATRLTCYLPIIIVLAADLCVGIRFSAQLSEGSITDTANQQQLQTAVFALGSFWRSEAVFGCLDGVVRTTVGYAGGSKTNPEYRSLGDHAESVQMDGLRIPNKDLADLTPHFVWSKAEMLQLMKQMTKGRKDNLFLRKHCWHMMLAQPAQYVMEAGNKRLSV